The Gemmatimonadota bacterium genome window below encodes:
- the scpB gene encoding SMC-Scp complex subunit ScpB, protein MSERDDARVADLATDEDARNKGVVEALLIAADDPLGASRLSSVLGQHTGAKEIRAYVNDLNEEYAQTGRSFRVVEVAGGFQLAVHSEFAPWIRQLMREKVAPRLSQASLETLAILAFKQPVTKAEVEHIRGVSVDGVLRQLMEKGLIRISGRSDAPGRPLLYGTTRDFLKHFGLKTLSDLPRIRELEELLREEEQRVAEGKDSPLSGVINTDGESEQDTHDRAPESVSSPRGGGFAAGERSVDPSGQR, encoded by the coding sequence ATGTCTGAGAGAGATGACGCACGCGTCGCCGATCTGGCTACCGATGAAGATGCTCGCAACAAAGGCGTGGTTGAAGCGTTGTTAATTGCAGCCGATGATCCTCTGGGAGCATCGCGTCTGTCATCGGTTTTGGGACAGCATACTGGCGCAAAAGAAATTCGCGCTTATGTCAATGATCTCAATGAAGAATACGCACAGACGGGGCGCAGTTTCAGGGTTGTCGAAGTCGCGGGGGGCTTTCAGTTGGCTGTACACAGCGAATTTGCGCCATGGATTCGGCAACTGATGCGCGAGAAAGTCGCGCCCCGGCTTTCTCAAGCTTCCCTGGAAACGCTCGCTATTCTGGCTTTTAAGCAGCCGGTTACCAAAGCCGAAGTCGAGCATATCCGCGGTGTGTCTGTCGATGGCGTTTTGCGGCAATTGATGGAAAAGGGCCTGATCCGCATTTCCGGGCGGTCAGATGCGCCCGGGCGGCCCTTGTTATACGGGACGACACGCGATTTTTTGAAGCATTTTGGCCTCAAGACCCTGTCTGATCTGCCCAGGATTCGCGAGTTGGAGGAATTGCTCCGAGAAGAAGAGCAACGGGTGGCCGAAGGCAAAGACAGCCCGTTATCGGGCGTGATCAATACCGATGGGGAAAGCGAACAGGATACCCATGACAGAGCGCCTGAATCGGTTTCTAGCCCGCGCGGGGGTGGCTTCGCGGCGGGCGAGCGATCGGTTGATCCAAGCGGGCAGCGTTAA
- the trpS gene encoding tryptophan--tRNA ligase has translation MEKKRILTGDRPTGRLHLGHYVGSLKNRIALQDDYESYFLVADLHMLTTQPQKEHIDALRENIYEMVLDYLAVGIDPQKSTIYLQSTIHAVYEMNLFFEMLVTLPRVARLPSVKDMARAANMTDEAIPFGLIGYPVLQSADILMPRAHVVPVGKDNEAHVEVTREIARRFNAYYGDVFPIPELLIGDVPTLVGTDGQAKMSKSLDNAIFLSDDEKTVEKKVRGMYTDPKRVRADIPGTVEGNPVFMYHDAFNPNVVEVDDLKIRYRQGRVGDVEVKDKLARALNVFLAPIRQRRAHFAAQSGYIEQVIYEGTLKTQALANETLLAMKKAMGFTGVWNRISRKARDRMKKQEKEAR, from the coding sequence ATGGAAAAAAAGCGAATTTTGACAGGTGATCGGCCCACGGGGCGTTTGCATCTCGGGCACTATGTCGGGTCTTTAAAAAACCGCATAGCCCTGCAAGATGATTACGAGAGCTATTTTTTGGTGGCCGATCTGCACATGTTGACCACACAGCCTCAAAAAGAACACATCGATGCATTGCGTGAAAATATCTATGAGATGGTATTGGATTATTTGGCTGTGGGTATAGATCCCCAAAAATCGACCATCTATTTGCAATCGACTATTCACGCTGTGTACGAGATGAATCTGTTTTTTGAAATGCTCGTGACATTGCCCCGCGTGGCGCGGTTGCCCAGTGTGAAAGATATGGCCCGCGCTGCGAATATGACAGATGAGGCAATCCCATTTGGCCTGATCGGATATCCCGTGCTTCAGAGTGCCGATATTTTGATGCCGCGCGCACATGTCGTGCCGGTGGGGAAAGACAATGAGGCGCACGTTGAAGTGACGCGGGAAATTGCGCGTCGGTTCAATGCGTATTACGGCGATGTATTTCCCATTCCCGAACTCCTCATAGGCGATGTGCCTACTCTGGTGGGAACCGATGGACAGGCCAAGATGAGTAAAAGTCTCGACAATGCTATTTTTTTGTCTGACGATGAAAAGACAGTAGAAAAAAAAGTGCGCGGTATGTACACGGATCCCAAACGCGTTCGCGCAGATATTCCGGGCACTGTTGAAGGCAATCCCGTATTTATGTATCACGATGCGTTTAATCCCAATGTCGTTGAGGTTGATGATCTCAAAATCCGCTATCGCCAGGGCCGCGTGGGCGATGTCGAAGTCAAAGATAAATTGGCCCGCGCGCTCAATGTGTTTCTCGCCCCTATCCGCCAGCGCCGGGCACATTTTGCGGCGCAGTCGGGTTATATCGAGCAGGTGATTTACGAAGGCACGCTCAAAACGCAAGCACTTGCAAACGAAACGCTTTTAGCTATGAAAAAGGCGATGGGTTTTACCGGTGTATGGAATCGGATTTCTCGCAAAGCGCGAGATAGGATGAAAAAACAAGAGAAGGAGGCGCGATGA
- a CDS encoding segregation/condensation protein A, protein MIASNLTAQFDPDAAPYGVKLDLFEGPLDLLLFLIQKNEIDIYDIPIADITRQFLEYVEIIQRLNLEVAGDFVVMAATLMRIKSRMLLPSDPEAEEEEGDPREELVRRLLEYQQFREVAGWMDDQQTEYRDVFYRGASMDLEDIRKQHAAEAGEFRPVSLFELLRAFKQAMDAAPKVDFHEVTRVDVTTEERVEYVLDVLERRHQVPFGDLIASAYRIVVVVTFIALLDLMKEGKVRVQQADIDGELWVYRRDALDTASFEEGINDV, encoded by the coding sequence ATGATTGCATCCAATTTGACAGCTCAGTTCGATCCGGATGCCGCGCCTTATGGCGTGAAGCTCGATTTGTTTGAAGGTCCGCTGGATCTGTTGCTCTTTCTCATTCAAAAAAACGAGATCGATATCTACGATATTCCCATCGCCGATATTACGCGGCAATTTTTAGAATACGTCGAGATCATCCAGCGATTAAACTTAGAGGTCGCTGGCGATTTTGTCGTGATGGCCGCCACATTGATGCGTATCAAATCGCGCATGTTATTGCCCTCTGATCCAGAAGCCGAGGAGGAAGAAGGAGATCCTCGCGAAGAATTGGTGCGCCGCTTGTTGGAATATCAGCAGTTTAGAGAAGTAGCCGGGTGGATGGACGATCAGCAAACGGAATACCGCGATGTTTTTTATCGGGGTGCTTCGATGGATCTGGAAGATATTCGGAAGCAACATGCGGCCGAAGCCGGAGAATTTCGTCCCGTGAGCTTGTTCGAATTGCTCCGCGCCTTTAAGCAAGCGATGGATGCGGCGCCAAAAGTCGATTTTCACGAGGTGACACGGGTCGATGTGACCACAGAGGAGCGCGTCGAATACGTGCTCGATGTACTCGAGCGACGTCATCAGGTTCCATTTGGCGACCTGATTGCCAGTGCATATCGAATTGTTGTTGTTGTGACATTTATCGCGTTGCTGGATTTGATGAAAGAGGGAAAAGTCCGCGTTCAACAGGCTGATATTGATGGAGAACTCTGGGTTTATCGCCGCGATGCTTTAGACACGGCGTCTTTCGAGGAGGGCATAAACGATGTCTGA